One part of the Malus sylvestris chromosome 2, drMalSylv7.2, whole genome shotgun sequence genome encodes these proteins:
- the LOC126609992 gene encoding cyclin-D3-2, whose amino-acid sequence MALQEEPQELQNPPMAFDPLLFCEEGFEEDLGDNGSEEESENCDGFSKKQSSFPLIFLESDMFWENDELSSLISKEEQTHVRFSGEISDGSLMAARKEVVEWILSVKAHYGFSSLTAILAVNYFDRFIASRPFQRDKPWMSQLAAVACVSLAAKVEETHVPLLLDLQVEETKYVFEAKTIQRMELLVLSTLGWRMNPVTPNSYFDHIIRRFGLKSHLHWEFLWRCERLLLSVIADLRFTCYLPSVLAAATMLYVIDEIEAFNPVEYQNQLMNVLKVSKDRVNECYKLIQELAGSVGNQGHKRKHLSVPSSPNGVIDASFSCDTSSDSWAVASPDPRFKRSRLEDQQMRLPSLNRASVDVLSSSR is encoded by the exons TTTATTATTCTGCGAAGAAGGATTTGAGGAAGATTTGGGAGACAATGGTAGTGAGGAGGAGAGCGAGAACTGTGATGGGTTTTCAAAAAAGCAATCATCTTTCCCTTTGATTTTCCTGGAAAGTGATATGTTCTGGGAAAATGATGAACTTTCCTCTCTAATCTCCAAAGAGGAACAAACCCATGTGCGTTTCAGTGGAGAAATCTCAGATGGGTCTTTGATGGCGGCTCGGAAGGAGGTGGTTGAGTGGATTCTGAGTGTAAAGGCACACTATGGCTTCTCCTCTTTGACCGCCATTCTGGCTGTGAACTACTTTGATAGGTTCATTGCCAGCCGGCCGTTTCAGAGGGACAAGCCGTGGATGAGTCAGCTCGCCGCCGTCGCCTGCGTCTCGTTGGCCGCCAAAGTGGAGGAGACCCATGTGCCCCTTCTCTTAGATTTGCAA GTGGAGGAAACAAAGTATGTTTTCGAAGCGAAGACCATTCAAAGAATGGAGCTTTTGGTGCTATCGACTCTCGGGTGGCGGATGAATCCAGTGACCCCAAATTCATACTTTGATCACATTATCAGGAGGTTTGGTTTGAAGAGCCACCTGCATTGGGAGTTTCTGTGGAGGTGTGAGCGCCTACTTCTATCAGTCATAGCGG ATTTGAGATTTACATGTTATTTGCCTTCCGTATTAGCCGCTGCGACAATGCTGTATGTAATTGATGAGATTGAGGCATTTAATCCTGTGGAATACCAAAATCAACTTATGAATGTACTTAAAGTCAGTAAG GACAGGGTAAATGAGTGCTACAAGCTCATCCAGGAACTGGCAGGCAGCGTCGGAAACCAAGGCCACAAACGCAAGCATTTATCGGTACCCAGCAGCCCAAATGGAGTTATTGATGCATCTTTCAGCTGTGATACGTCAAGTGATTCATGGGCTGTAGCATCACCGGATCCTCGATTTAAAAGGAGCAGACTGGAGGACCAGCAGATGAGGTTGCCCTCTTTAAATCGTGCGTCTGTGGACGTGCTGAGCAGCTCTCGTTAG
- the LOC126610000 gene encoding ADP-ribosylation factor 2-like isoform X1 — protein sequence MGMAISRLVKILFARKEMRILMVGLDAAGKTTILYKLKLGEVVTTIPTIGFNVETVEYKNVSFTVWDVGGQDKIRPLWRHYFQNTQGLIFVLDSNDRDRVLEARDELHRMLSEDELRDASLLVFANKQDLPNAMNVSEITDKLGLHSLRQRRWYIQAASATSGQGLYEGLDWLSSNISNKMEIWKMVNDAALAPAFCFAHLQGVYPNTTNRGR from the exons ATGGGCATGGCAATCTCAAGGCTGGTGAAGATCCTCTTTGCAAGGAAAGAGATGAGAATACTAATGGTGGGTCTCGACGCTGCCGGAAAAACCACCATCCTCTACAAGCTCAAACTTGGAGAGGTTGTCACTACCATACCCACAATTG GGTTTAATGTGGAAACTGTTGAATACAAAAATGTGAGCTTCACTGTTTGGGATGTCGGAGGACAAGACAAG ATTCGACCGCTATGGAGACATTATTTTCAGAACACTCAAGGTCTTATCTTTGTGCTGGATAGCAATGACAGAGACAGAGTTTTGGAAGCAAGAGATGAGCTCCATCGAATGCTCAGTGAG GATGAACTCCGTGACGCATCACTGCTTGTATTTGCCAACAAGCAAGATCTTCCGAATGCCATGAATGTCTCTGAGATCACTGATAAGCTTGGCCTGCATTCACTCCGGCAACGCAGATG GTACATTCAGGCTGCTAGTGCCACGTCCGGCCAAGGGCTCTATGAGGGCCTCGATTGGCTATCCAGCAACATCTCAAACAAG atggaaatttggaaaatggTTAATGACGCAGCTCTTGCTCCCGCCTTTTGTTTCGCACACTTGCAAG GTGTTTATCCAAACACAACGAATAGAGGAAGGTAA
- the LOC126610000 gene encoding ADP-ribosylation factor 2-like isoform X2, whose amino-acid sequence MGMAISRLVKILFARKEMRILMVGLDAAGKTTILYKLKLGEVVTTIPTIGFNVETVEYKNVSFTVWDVGGQDKIRPLWRHYFQNTQGLIFVLDSNDRDRVLEARDELHRMLSEDELRDASLLVFANKQDLPNAMNVSEITDKLGLHSLRQRRWYIQAASATSGQGLYEGLDWLSSNISNKT is encoded by the exons ATGGGCATGGCAATCTCAAGGCTGGTGAAGATCCTCTTTGCAAGGAAAGAGATGAGAATACTAATGGTGGGTCTCGACGCTGCCGGAAAAACCACCATCCTCTACAAGCTCAAACTTGGAGAGGTTGTCACTACCATACCCACAATTG GGTTTAATGTGGAAACTGTTGAATACAAAAATGTGAGCTTCACTGTTTGGGATGTCGGAGGACAAGACAAG ATTCGACCGCTATGGAGACATTATTTTCAGAACACTCAAGGTCTTATCTTTGTGCTGGATAGCAATGACAGAGACAGAGTTTTGGAAGCAAGAGATGAGCTCCATCGAATGCTCAGTGAG GATGAACTCCGTGACGCATCACTGCTTGTATTTGCCAACAAGCAAGATCTTCCGAATGCCATGAATGTCTCTGAGATCACTGATAAGCTTGGCCTGCATTCACTCCGGCAACGCAGATG GTACATTCAGGCTGCTAGTGCCACGTCCGGCCAAGGGCTCTATGAGGGCCTCGATTGGCTATCCAGCAACATCTCAAACAAG ACATAA